The following are encoded together in the Tripterygium wilfordii isolate XIE 37 chromosome 3, ASM1340144v1, whole genome shotgun sequence genome:
- the LOC119995056 gene encoding uncharacterized protein LOC119995056 isoform X1, whose protein sequence is MPETIILITSSEEEEYGRDDAVKYKEEEDRLFADPTDFDNDKALSEDELPRRRKKRKRRKNKIKHYIEFHVAQAQLNVDNANHKEDNRNYRGVEMARVLKTEIPKKDEPQKLEVSPAMLKEQINAANVERAEALAAGNGANSVVVIDLSSSDSQSDEGNSRYCCGVGKMAPGVAITGTKKKKRRRWRWRRKLKIIKEETTDLQADRQEYLDIGNFMETKSIEIENNIVLRQLLRRPRYFDHPGSRLSLCLHCGEESHTKENCTLQKKKKPCYRCASFEHNGKRCRKLSQGYLNRKQSGSHSLEELHDQRSSPISCLRCGDSGHDMFSCGNDYSAEDLKEIQCYVCRNYGHLCCVDFPDSGVIQVSCYNCGQSGHLGSECTKPCRATNGSKSPALWYNCGQGGHLA, encoded by the exons ATGCCAGAAACAATCATCTTGATAACAAGCAGTGAGGAGGAAGAATATGGAAGAGATGACGCAGTGAAGTATAAGGAGGAAGAGGACAGATTGTTTGCAGATCCGACTGATTTTGACAACGACAAGGCCTTGTCGGAGGATGAACTTCCtagaaggagaaagaagaggaagagaaggaaaaacaaaattaagcacTATATTGAGTTTCATGTAGCTCAAGCGCAACTAAAT GTCGATAATGCAAATCACAAAGAGGATAATCGCAATTATAGAGGTGTTGAAATGGCTCGAGTGTTGAAAACGGAGATACCAAAGAAAGATGAACCTCAAAAGCTTGAG GTATCTCCTGCCATGCTAAAGGAGCAAATCAATGCGGCTAATGTGGAAAGAGCAGAAGCACTAGCAGCTGGTAATGGGGCTAACTCGGTGGTAGTGATCGATCTTAGTTCATCTGATTCCCAAAGTGATGAAGGGAATTCAAGATATTGCTGCGGTGTTGGAAAAATGGCGCCAGGAGTGGCCATCACAgggacaaagaaaaagaagaggaggagatggagatggagaaggAAGTTAAAAATCATCAAAGAAGAGACGACTGATTTG CAGGCAGATAGGCAAGAATACCTGGACATAGGAAATTTCATggaaacaaaatcaattgaGATAGAAAACAATATTGTGCTACGACAGCTTCTT CGAAGACCAAGATATTTTGATCATCCAGGTAGCAGATTGAGTCTATGTCTTCATTGTGGTGAAGAATCCCATACCAAAGAGAACTGTACActgcagaagaagaaaaaaccatGCTACCGTTGCGCGAGTTTTGAACACAACGGGAAACGCTGTAGAAAG CTGTCCCAGGGTTACCTTAACCGCAAACAAAGTGGCAGTCATTCTTTGGAGGAACTTCATGACCAAAGATCGAGTCCCATTAGTTGTTTACGATGTGGGGACTCTGGGCATGATATGTTTTCATGTGGGAATGACTATTCTGCCGAAGATCTCAAG GAGATACAGTGTTATGTGTGCAGGAATTATGGTCACCTCTGTTGTGTTGACTTTCCTGATAGCGGTGTAATACAAGTTTCTTGTTACAACTGTGGCCAATCTGGCCATCTGGGCTCT GAATGCACGAAGCCATGTAGAGCCACCAATGGCTCCAAATCTCCTGCGTTGTGGTACAACTGTGGACAAGGTGGTCATTTGGCATGA
- the LOC119995056 gene encoding uncharacterized protein LOC119995056 isoform X2 has translation MPETIILITSSEEEEYGRDDAVKYKEEEDRLFADPTDFDNDKALSEDELPRRRKKRKRRKNKIKHYIEFHVAQAQLNVDNANHKEDNRNYRGVEMARVLKTEIPKKDEPQKLEVSPAMLKEQINAANVERAEALAAGNGANSVVVIDLSSSDSQSDEGNSRYCCGVGKMAPGVAITGTKKKKRRRWRWRRKLKIIKEETTDLADRQEYLDIGNFMETKSIEIENNIVLRQLLRRPRYFDHPGSRLSLCLHCGEESHTKENCTLQKKKKPCYRCASFEHNGKRCRKLSQGYLNRKQSGSHSLEELHDQRSSPISCLRCGDSGHDMFSCGNDYSAEDLKEIQCYVCRNYGHLCCVDFPDSGVIQVSCYNCGQSGHLGSECTKPCRATNGSKSPALWYNCGQGGHLA, from the exons ATGCCAGAAACAATCATCTTGATAACAAGCAGTGAGGAGGAAGAATATGGAAGAGATGACGCAGTGAAGTATAAGGAGGAAGAGGACAGATTGTTTGCAGATCCGACTGATTTTGACAACGACAAGGCCTTGTCGGAGGATGAACTTCCtagaaggagaaagaagaggaagagaaggaaaaacaaaattaagcacTATATTGAGTTTCATGTAGCTCAAGCGCAACTAAAT GTCGATAATGCAAATCACAAAGAGGATAATCGCAATTATAGAGGTGTTGAAATGGCTCGAGTGTTGAAAACGGAGATACCAAAGAAAGATGAACCTCAAAAGCTTGAG GTATCTCCTGCCATGCTAAAGGAGCAAATCAATGCGGCTAATGTGGAAAGAGCAGAAGCACTAGCAGCTGGTAATGGGGCTAACTCGGTGGTAGTGATCGATCTTAGTTCATCTGATTCCCAAAGTGATGAAGGGAATTCAAGATATTGCTGCGGTGTTGGAAAAATGGCGCCAGGAGTGGCCATCACAgggacaaagaaaaagaagaggaggagatggagatggagaaggAAGTTAAAAATCATCAAAGAAGAGACGACTGATTTG GCAGATAGGCAAGAATACCTGGACATAGGAAATTTCATggaaacaaaatcaattgaGATAGAAAACAATATTGTGCTACGACAGCTTCTT CGAAGACCAAGATATTTTGATCATCCAGGTAGCAGATTGAGTCTATGTCTTCATTGTGGTGAAGAATCCCATACCAAAGAGAACTGTACActgcagaagaagaaaaaaccatGCTACCGTTGCGCGAGTTTTGAACACAACGGGAAACGCTGTAGAAAG CTGTCCCAGGGTTACCTTAACCGCAAACAAAGTGGCAGTCATTCTTTGGAGGAACTTCATGACCAAAGATCGAGTCCCATTAGTTGTTTACGATGTGGGGACTCTGGGCATGATATGTTTTCATGTGGGAATGACTATTCTGCCGAAGATCTCAAG GAGATACAGTGTTATGTGTGCAGGAATTATGGTCACCTCTGTTGTGTTGACTTTCCTGATAGCGGTGTAATACAAGTTTCTTGTTACAACTGTGGCCAATCTGGCCATCTGGGCTCT GAATGCACGAAGCCATGTAGAGCCACCAATGGCTCCAAATCTCCTGCGTTGTGGTACAACTGTGGACAAGGTGGTCATTTGGCATGA